In a genomic window of Apteryx mantelli isolate bAptMan1 chromosome 2, bAptMan1.hap1, whole genome shotgun sequence:
- the PLAG1 gene encoding zinc finger protein PLAG1 isoform X1 → MATVIPGDLSEVRDTQKVPSGKRERPYKCTQQDCTKAFVSKYKLLRHMATHSPEKTHKCNYCEKMFHRKDHLKNHLHTHNPNKEAFKCEECGKNYNTKLGFKRHLALHAATSGDLTCKVCLQTFESTGVLLEHLKTHAGKSSGGVKEKKHQCEHCDRRFYTRKDVRRHMVVHTGRKDFLCQYCAQRFGRKDHLTRHMKKSHNQELLKVKTEPMDLLDPFTCNVSVPIKDELLPVMSLPSSELTSKPFTNTLQLNLYNTQIQSMQSSASAHQMVATSLPLGMPCPIDMESVHPSHQLSLKYPLSSTSYAISMPEKEQPLKGEIESYLMELQSGMPSSSQDSQASSSKLGLDQQVGPLDDGSGEVSLSKSSVSISEPLNTPSLDFSQLFNFIPVNGPPYNPSVSVGNLGMSYTQEEAHSSMTQLPPQTQDPQDPSNSIGLGSLHSLSAAFTSSLSTTTTLPRFHQAFQ, encoded by the exons ATGGCCACTGTCATTCCTGGTGATTTGTCAGAAGTAAGAGATACCCAGAAAGTCCCTTCAGGGAAAC GAGAGAGGCCCTACAAGTGCACACAACAAGACTGCACCAAGGCCTTTGTTTCTAAGTACAAATTACTAAG GCATATGGCTACTCATTCTCCTGAGAAAACCCACAAGTGTAATTATTGTGAGAAAATGTTTCACCGAAAAGATCACCTAAAGAATCACCTACATACACACAATCCCAACAAAGAGGCCTTTAAGTGTGAAGAATGTGGAAAGAACTACAATACCAAGCTTGGGTTCAAACGTCACCTGGCTTTGCATGCCGCAACAAGCGGTGACCTCACCTGTAAGGTATGTTTGCAGACTTTTGAAAGCACAGGAGTGCTGCTGGAGCACCTAAAAACTCATGCAGGCAAGTCATCGGGTGgagtgaaggagaaaaaacacCAGTGTGAACACTGTGATCGTCGGTTCTACACCCGAAAGGATGTCCGTAGACACATGGTAGTGCACACTGGAAGAAAGGACTTCCTCTGTCAATATTGTGCACAGAGATTTGGGCGGAAGGATCACCTAACACGCCACATGAAGAAAAGTCACAACCAAGAACTTTTGAAGGTCAAAACAGAGCCAATGGACCTTCTAGATCCCTTTACCTGCAACGTTTCTGTGCCTATTAAGGATGAGCTGCTTCCGGTGATGTCTTTACCTTCCAGTGAACTGACATCAAAGCCATTTACAAACACTTTGCAATTAAATCTCTACAACACTCAGATTCAGTCCATGCAGAGTTCTGCATCTGCACACCAAATGGTTGCCACGTCATTACCATTGGGAATGCCTTGTCCAATAGATATGGAATCTGTCCACCCTTCTCACCAGCTATCTTTGAAATATCCGCTCAGTTCTACCTCATATGCAATTTCTATGCCTGAAAAAGAACAGCCATTAAAAGGGGAAATTGAAAGTTACTTAATGGAGTTGCAAAGTGGTATGCCTTCTTCATCCCAGGATTCTCAAGCATCTTCATCAAAACTAGGGCTGGATCAACAAGTAGGGCCACTAGATGACGGGTCTGGGGAGGTTTCCCTTTCCAAGAGCTCAGTTTCTATTAGCGAACCTCTAAACACCCCATCATTGGACTTTTCTCAGCTGTTCAACTTCATACCTGTAAATGGCCCTCCCTATAATCCTTCCGTTTCAGTGGGAAACCTTGGAATGAGTTATACACAAGAGGAGGCACATTCTTCTATGACTCAACTTCCACCACAAACACAGGATCCACAAGATCCTAGCAATAGTATAGGTCTTGGGTCTCTGCACTCATTGTCAGCAGCTTTCACAAGCAGTCTAAGCACAACCACCACCCTACCACGATTTCATCAAGCTTTCCAATAG
- the PLAG1 gene encoding zinc finger protein PLAG1 isoform X2: MATHSPEKTHKCNYCEKMFHRKDHLKNHLHTHNPNKEAFKCEECGKNYNTKLGFKRHLALHAATSGDLTCKVCLQTFESTGVLLEHLKTHAGKSSGGVKEKKHQCEHCDRRFYTRKDVRRHMVVHTGRKDFLCQYCAQRFGRKDHLTRHMKKSHNQELLKVKTEPMDLLDPFTCNVSVPIKDELLPVMSLPSSELTSKPFTNTLQLNLYNTQIQSMQSSASAHQMVATSLPLGMPCPIDMESVHPSHQLSLKYPLSSTSYAISMPEKEQPLKGEIESYLMELQSGMPSSSQDSQASSSKLGLDQQVGPLDDGSGEVSLSKSSVSISEPLNTPSLDFSQLFNFIPVNGPPYNPSVSVGNLGMSYTQEEAHSSMTQLPPQTQDPQDPSNSIGLGSLHSLSAAFTSSLSTTTTLPRFHQAFQ; this comes from the coding sequence ATGGCTACTCATTCTCCTGAGAAAACCCACAAGTGTAATTATTGTGAGAAAATGTTTCACCGAAAAGATCACCTAAAGAATCACCTACATACACACAATCCCAACAAAGAGGCCTTTAAGTGTGAAGAATGTGGAAAGAACTACAATACCAAGCTTGGGTTCAAACGTCACCTGGCTTTGCATGCCGCAACAAGCGGTGACCTCACCTGTAAGGTATGTTTGCAGACTTTTGAAAGCACAGGAGTGCTGCTGGAGCACCTAAAAACTCATGCAGGCAAGTCATCGGGTGgagtgaaggagaaaaaacacCAGTGTGAACACTGTGATCGTCGGTTCTACACCCGAAAGGATGTCCGTAGACACATGGTAGTGCACACTGGAAGAAAGGACTTCCTCTGTCAATATTGTGCACAGAGATTTGGGCGGAAGGATCACCTAACACGCCACATGAAGAAAAGTCACAACCAAGAACTTTTGAAGGTCAAAACAGAGCCAATGGACCTTCTAGATCCCTTTACCTGCAACGTTTCTGTGCCTATTAAGGATGAGCTGCTTCCGGTGATGTCTTTACCTTCCAGTGAACTGACATCAAAGCCATTTACAAACACTTTGCAATTAAATCTCTACAACACTCAGATTCAGTCCATGCAGAGTTCTGCATCTGCACACCAAATGGTTGCCACGTCATTACCATTGGGAATGCCTTGTCCAATAGATATGGAATCTGTCCACCCTTCTCACCAGCTATCTTTGAAATATCCGCTCAGTTCTACCTCATATGCAATTTCTATGCCTGAAAAAGAACAGCCATTAAAAGGGGAAATTGAAAGTTACTTAATGGAGTTGCAAAGTGGTATGCCTTCTTCATCCCAGGATTCTCAAGCATCTTCATCAAAACTAGGGCTGGATCAACAAGTAGGGCCACTAGATGACGGGTCTGGGGAGGTTTCCCTTTCCAAGAGCTCAGTTTCTATTAGCGAACCTCTAAACACCCCATCATTGGACTTTTCTCAGCTGTTCAACTTCATACCTGTAAATGGCCCTCCCTATAATCCTTCCGTTTCAGTGGGAAACCTTGGAATGAGTTATACACAAGAGGAGGCACATTCTTCTATGACTCAACTTCCACCACAAACACAGGATCCACAAGATCCTAGCAATAGTATAGGTCTTGGGTCTCTGCACTCATTGTCAGCAGCTTTCACAAGCAGTCTAAGCACAACCACCACCCTACCACGATTTCATCAAGCTTTCCAATAG